In the genome of Chrysoperla carnea chromosome 5, inChrCarn1.1, whole genome shotgun sequence, the window gGGTATAATTCGAtatatagagtaattttgacctaaaaaatacaaaaatcacgtTTATTTGACGTTAGGACGCTTAGTTTTTGACATATCGTTCAAAATTCCATATAAAAACGAATCTCCCAAATCGATTGTTGTCGTCCTAAATCCCATACGAAGAGCGATTCCTCGGATCGAttctttttgtgaaaaatgtggCAGCACTCGCAGTCTAGTTATAGGGTGTAGCCacttttttcaaaaggaatTCTATGCGAATATGTGGCTTAAGTATGTTATATGCAAATTAATGCATATATGGACGtctttaaaactttgtttttatgaCAATCTTGAGATTCTTgacataaatatgtaaaaagttTCATAGTTTGACAACAGGTTGCAATTACTTattagtttttaagttttaaattcaaattaattaattataatctgttaatttatttacacaaatatttatccaaaatttataaataaaaaatatcacttgATATGACGTAACCTTTAAATTTGTcgattaaaatgattaaaatcttTACTTAAGAAcacaacaatatttatattcatttactatttaaacacaaataatttaaatattaaaggcAAAGTTCATTTAATTATGAcggaaaaatttgataataaatagataatagTTAGTTAAGTCATATAAGTATCATCAAAATTCATACAATTAGTgcttaaaataagtaaaattactttttaaaagtgttaagaataacaaattaacaaaatggcaaatttatttttacgaaattcacaaaaattattagaaaattgtataaaattaacatCGACGCGTAGTGCTTCCACAAAAGTATCGTTTAACTATCAAGATCCATTTAATTTAGAATCACAATTAACCGACGAAGAGAAAATTATACGCGATTCGGTACGAACATATTGTCAGGAGAAATTATATCCAAGAGTATTATTAGCACATCGTAATGAAGTAttcgataataaattaataccgGAATTAGGTGAATTAGGTGCACTGGGATGTACAATCAAAGGGTATGGATGTTCAGGTGTTTCTTCGGTGGCGTATGGTTTAATTGCACATGAAATTGAGAGGATTGATAGCAGTTATCGATCTACGTATAGTGTACAATCGTCATTGGTTATGGGTGGTATACATGATTTTGGATCAAATGaacaaaaagagaaatttttacctttacttggaaaaggtaattttttttgtaatccacAAACTTCTATAATAAACTTAGATAGATGACTTTttaactgttaaaatttaaattttcgcgATTGAGGTAGAAAAACCGTAAGTTATTTTAAGATCCAATTTTGGAaggtaaaagttataaatttgcGAAAAAGTATTCAGAGAAAAACCGATGGACGGTAATTCAATATGTTTTTAATCATTGGATTGTGCGTCTAAAGTAAGAATATGTCTGCAAAGAAGAATAAATATTGCCCAAAAAACAGTCATTTTATTAcctaccaaattttaaaattaaaagaatgttTTGTTTTGGATGTTGCGTAAATACGGTTGATTTTCAAGTGTTATAAGTCAATGATCTCTTTATAATGTCATAAAAGTCGAGAAATTTGAAAATCCGAATTTTGAAACGTACCCAATCGATTTCGCAAGTAATTTACAGACCACGTTCAAAAGCATTACAAGATCCGAACTATGCTCGACCTTCACCtttctgtttaccgaatgaaagttattttttataaaatgtaaaatattaacaaatattactgtaatgggttgcctaaaaaaaatatggtcaagaccatttttaatataaatatcaaaacttggaaagcttgtaaactttatttttgatCAATGTTTcgtggccaatcatatgccacagtatttgtaacaaaattatctttatttagatatgcgagtcaatgaattaacagatgcacgctGCATATttcttatggcttttactttcgagtagaccAAAATTctgaatgaataaaattacttcttttctcacgggcgtagataaaatatttttatttatttaacattgattctcTATTAGCAATGCTTTTATATTTGCATATGTATTTTATGACTAATAACttcattgaaaatcaaattgatGTATTCAAGAAATATCTGATAAAAAATCAGGTATTTTATGACTAAATACTTCATTGAAAAGAAAACTGAATTTATTCAAGAAATATCTGATAAAAAATCAGGTAGTAGACCTTATTTATCTGTTGTTCTCTACTATGTCATGTAACATTTTTCGCAATAAAAAGTGAAGGTCACccgcttttttttaaacatatcattatttaatgcattttagTTTAAAGATTTGTAACCTAGTTTTGcaatatttgcaaatttaatagtattttcaaaattgacaaaaaaaaaattttattgaagctcAATAACcccttacaatttttaaatgcagTAACAAGCTACCACGAGCGTAGAATGGCCCTCAATTATGGGATAAAAAAGATacatgagaattttttttttatttcgcagGTAAACTTGTGGGCGCCTATGGATTAACAGAACCAAATCATGGTAGTGACGCAGGTGGAATGGAAACACGAGCAAAATATTCCCCAGATAAAAAAACCTACATACTAAACGGTAGTAAAACATGGATAAGTCATGCTCCCGTAGCCGATGTCTTCCTAATTTGGGCGAAATGTGAAGATGATAAAGTACGTGGTTTTCTAGTCGAACGTAACAAACATAAAGGCACCTTAAATACACCAAAAATTGAAGGAAAATTTTCGTTACGTGCCTCATGTACCGGTATGATACAAATGGATAATGTTGAAATAcctgaagaaaatttattacccAATGTAGTGGGAATGCGAGGACCGTTTTCATGTTTAAACAATGCACGATTTGGTATTGCATGGGGTACAATGGGAGCGGCTACAAGTTGTTTAGAAATTGCACGACAATATGCTTTGGATcgatatcaatttaaaaaaccgcTTGCATCGTATCAATTAATACAAAAGAAATTAGCTGATATGTGTAGTGAAATTGCGTTGGGATTGAATGCTTGCTTGACCGTGAGTCGATTGAAAGATAAAGATATGGTCGCACCGGAGATGATATCAATTTTGAAACGGAATAATGCTGGCAAAGCGTTAGATATTGCACGTACTGCTCGTGATATGTTAGGTGGTAATGGAATTTCCGATGAGTATCATGTTATTCGACATGTTCTGAACTTAGAAGCTGTTAACACGTATGAAGGAACACATGATATTCATGCTTTAATTTTAGGTAAAGCTATTACTGGTATTCCTGCATTTACAGGTTgattaattaagatttttttgttaatttttgtaaattgctTTGttcatattgaataaaatttgttttttaaatttgtctaagttattatttttaaattatgataaccTGGGATTACAAGGGCTAATCGAAAAGATTTATTCAATCTAAACAAGATTCAAAGCCACAATTTGTTGCGTAcatcttttatggtttttaaagccatttttcaatttaatatacttGCCAATTCAAGGGTATTTATTTTAAGAGTGTAACTGTTGTATGATTTGGGGCAACATTTAATTCTATTCTTAACGATAAATGGACAAAAGGtcgtttttttttagtaataataattgtttagtttattcaaaattgtctGAAATCAATCCAAAAAATCGGTTTTTGTATGGAATTTTTggcgatttttcaaaaattatacattcaatgaacaaattaagtcgatttttgtattcttcGAGTCGAAATTACCTTGCATTCTGAGTTTTATCAAGATTAAGAATCAAACTCTTTCTCGATTTCTTGTAATTTCTTTAAAAGGTAAGAAATCGGTTTTCGTATGGAATTTTTggcgatatttaaaaaatcatccatCTAATCAACAAATtaagccgatttttgtatttgtttttagtgGAAATCACCGTCTGTACTGTGTTATCAACTTTTTGTTTCGAATTTTGATGCAACTCActttttagattaattttgacccgaaaaattaaaaaatcaggttcatttgacgattaaaAGCATGATTTCTAAGTTATCGTCCAAAATCCTACAGAAAGGACGATTTCTCGGatccattttaaacaatttcttcgaaaacatttatttatcggTAAAAAAATGGGagcttaatatttaaaaacttcaaaaaatatataatttacttacAGGTATACATCAGGTCCGCATAAATGTCTCACAAACGATACACATATTCCCAACGATCGTTTTATAAAGGGCACAGTTTGATTTCCAATTTGCACATACAAATACCCCATAtactataaaaaacattttaattacgaataattcttcaatattattgaattattggtACCTACCTCgataaaaacaacatttaaacCATCTTGGCATTGTATTGATGTATACGAATTACCAAATTGACAATT includes:
- the LOC123299802 gene encoding glutaryl-CoA dehydrogenase, mitochondrial, encoding MANLFLRNSQKLLENCIKLTSTRSASTKVSFNYQDPFNLESQLTDEEKIIRDSVRTYCQEKLYPRVLLAHRNEVFDNKLIPELGELGALGCTIKGYGCSGVSSVAYGLIAHEIERIDSSYRSTYSVQSSLVMGGIHDFGSNEQKEKFLPLLGKGKLVGAYGLTEPNHGSDAGGMETRAKYSPDKKTYILNGSKTWISHAPVADVFLIWAKCEDDKVRGFLVERNKHKGTLNTPKIEGKFSLRASCTGMIQMDNVEIPEENLLPNVVGMRGPFSCLNNARFGIAWGTMGAATSCLEIARQYALDRYQFKKPLASYQLIQKKLADMCSEIALGLNACLTVSRLKDKDMVAPEMISILKRNNAGKALDIARTARDMLGGNGISDEYHVIRHVLNLEAVNTYEGTHDIHALILGKAITGIPAFTG